A window from Microcoleus sp. FACHB-831 encodes these proteins:
- a CDS encoding PAS domain S-box protein, with amino-acid sequence MTPEQLQILRECCRDDATFEQLQQFFLGLETKYKGVSEQSRLQASLLEQVSNAVIATDTEGIIFYWNRFAQKLYQWKAEEVIGKNICEVIFTSEHRQKAEATLALRLQSEISSEELVVQRKDGSQFVAETTYSLIRDANGITGIVGISVDATRRKQAEEALKQSEAKLKAIFNSSLQSVLLIDREQKIQAYNKTANAWSKRISNKELEEGKLFYEFIALESLADFKANFNRAIQGELISAENYIEAVDGSLYWFEISYCPVFDDNGVWGVCQTFASIDNKKENDLEFLKIQDRFRSLVQNSSDLIAILEADGTISYVSPSAERILGYKPKELIGKNALDYIHSSDITTASSRFSDALKQPGVVILGAFRVRHADGFWIYLEAAANNLLNEASTKGVVVNSRDITERKASIEALRQQTEREKLMAAIAHRIRQSLNFEEILNTTVAEVRQFLKADRVVIYQFQRDWSGVIVVESVADGWSSVVGMKVRDSWFAANYIEPYQNGAMQVVEDIYKSGLSECHIELLAQFQIRANLVVPILKTEQQGESKTQNQLWGLLLAHQCSEPRQWQQWEIDMLASLGTQVGMAIQQSLLYRQTQQQAQREQALNRFTGTIRSYLDLDTIFATAAKEISQLLQVDRVKIQQHLLRKQVWLTVSEHRKQGGVPSKLDIEVVDDDNEISRTLKQLKVVRINDTNILEDEASRGLAETFGGAWLMVPLHFQGGLWGSLWLMIIGRSYEWEDSEVEFVWAIASQLAMAIGQAQLYEQISSLNADLERQVRDRTLELEQKVQELQQLNILKDEFLSTVSHELRTPLTNMKMAMQMLKIAPAGDRRQRYMEILEAECARETELINDLLDLQRLEAAAYPIRLEPVNLQTWLPVLVAPFYSRVQEHQQTLLVDLPESIPAPMADPLSLGRMLAELLNNACKYTASGHQIVLRVAYDEAVAPAPVIKFIVSNQAEIPANLLPRIFEKFYRVPKADRWNQGGTGLGLALVKRFAEQLEGTVQVESSGGWTTFTIQIPATPGEQLKSISKVVLI; translated from the coding sequence ATGACACCTGAACAGCTCCAAATCCTGCGTGAATGTTGTCGAGATGATGCAACCTTTGAACAGTTGCAACAATTTTTTTTAGGACTAGAAACAAAATACAAAGGGGTGAGCGAACAAAGTCGCTTGCAAGCTTCACTCCTAGAGCAAGTTTCTAACGCTGTAATTGCTACCGACACAGAAGGTATTATCTTCTACTGGAATCGTTTTGCCCAAAAGCTTTATCAATGGAAAGCTGAAGAAGTTATTGGTAAAAATATATGCGAAGTGATATTTACTAGCGAGCATCGCCAGAAGGCAGAAGCAACTCTAGCTTTAAGGCTCCAGTCGGAAATATCTTCAGAAGAACTTGTAGTTCAGCGCAAAGACGGCAGCCAGTTTGTTGCCGAAACGACATATTCCCTCATCCGAGATGCTAATGGCATAACGGGAATTGTTGGCATTTCTGTCGATGCCACCCGTCGCAAGCAAGCAGAAGAGGCATTAAAACAGTCAGAAGCAAAATTGAAGGCAATTTTTAACAGCAGCCTACAAAGTGTTTTGTTAATTGACAGGGAGCAGAAGATTCAAGCTTATAATAAAACTGCTAATGCCTGGAGTAAAAGAATTAGTAACAAGGAGCTTGAAGAAGGAAAGCTGTTTTATGAATTTATTGCTTTAGAAAGTTTAGCTGACTTTAAGGCTAATTTTAATAGAGCTATTCAAGGTGAATTAATTAGTGCAGAGAATTATATTGAAGCTGTTGATGGTAGTTTGTATTGGTTTGAAATAAGCTATTGTCCAGTATTTGATGATAATGGAGTTTGGGGAGTTTGTCAAACTTTCGCGAGTATTGATAATAAAAAAGAAAACGATCTTGAATTTTTAAAAATTCAAGATCGTTTTCGCTCGCTTGTACAAAATTCCTCCGATCTAATCGCAATTTTAGAAGCAGATGGGACTATTAGTTATGTAAGCCCCTCGGCAGAGCGAATTTTGGGTTACAAACCTAAAGAACTTATTGGCAAAAATGCTTTAGATTACATTCATTCATCTGATATAACGACAGCTTCAAGCAGATTCAGCGACGCACTTAAACAGCCGGGAGTTGTTATTTTAGGTGCGTTTAGAGTGCGCCATGCGGATGGTTTCTGGATTTATCTAGAAGCGGCTGCTAATAATCTCTTAAACGAGGCGAGTACAAAAGGCGTGGTGGTAAACTCGCGGGACATCACAGAACGGAAAGCATCGATAGAGGCGCTGCGACAGCAAACAGAACGGGAAAAGTTAATGGCGGCGATCGCTCATCGCATTCGTCAGTCTCTAAACTTTGAAGAAATTCTCAATACAACTGTGGCGGAAGTGCGGCAATTTCTCAAAGCAGATCGCGTAGTCATCTATCAGTTTCAGCGCGATTGGAGCGGGGTCATTGTAGTAGAATCTGTCGCTGATGGTTGGTCTTCAGTCGTGGGGATGAAGGTTCGAGATTCTTGGTTTGCAGCCAACTATATCGAGCCTTACCAAAACGGAGCTATGCAAGTTGTAGAAGATATCTATAAATCTGGTTTGAGCGAGTGTCACATCGAGTTGTTGGCTCAGTTTCAGATAAGAGCAAATCTGGTAGTTCCGATTCTGAAAACCGAACAACAAGGAGAATCGAAAACTCAAAATCAATTGTGGGGACTTTTGCTTGCTCATCAGTGTAGCGAACCGCGTCAGTGGCAGCAGTGGGAAATTGATATGCTTGCGTCACTGGGAACGCAGGTAGGGATGGCGATTCAGCAGAGCCTTCTTTACAGGCAAACTCAACAACAGGCTCAACGGGAGCAAGCTCTTAACAGGTTCACGGGCACGATCCGCAGCTATTTAGATCTAGATACAATATTTGCTACTGCTGCCAAAGAAATTAGCCAATTATTGCAGGTAGATAGGGTAAAAATTCAGCAACATTTGTTGAGAAAGCAAGTTTGGCTAACAGTTTCAGAACATCGAAAACAGGGTGGCGTTCCCAGCAAGTTGGATATAGAAGTTGTCGATGATGATAATGAAATTAGTCGCACGCTAAAGCAGTTAAAAGTAGTGCGAATTAACGATACAAATATTTTAGAGGATGAGGCGAGTAGAGGGTTAGCTGAAACTTTTGGGGGTGCGTGGTTGATGGTGCCGCTGCATTTTCAAGGGGGTTTATGGGGAAGTTTGTGGCTGATGATAATTGGTCGCTCTTATGAGTGGGAAGACTCAGAAGTGGAATTTGTTTGGGCGATCGCGAGCCAACTGGCAATGGCTATTGGACAAGCTCAGTTGTACGAGCAGATTTCCTCACTCAACGCCGACTTAGAACGCCAAGTACGCGATCGCACCCTAGAACTAGAACAAAAAGTTCAGGAACTGCAACAACTAAATATCCTCAAAGACGAATTTCTCAGCACCGTATCCCACGAGTTGCGGACGCCCTTGACTAATATGAAAATGGCTATGCAAATGCTAAAAATTGCTCCAGCAGGCGATCGCCGTCAGCGCTATATGGAAATTTTGGAAGCTGAGTGTGCCCGCGAAACCGAGCTAATAAATGACTTACTGGATTTGCAGCGGCTAGAAGCCGCTGCATACCCTATCCGCCTCGAACCTGTAAACCTGCAAACTTGGTTGCCAGTGCTGGTTGCACCTTTTTACTCTCGCGTTCAGGAACATCAGCAAACCCTCTTAGTAGACCTACCAGAGTCTATTCCCGCCCCAATGGCAGACCCCCTAAGTTTGGGACGAATGCTCGCAGAATTGCTTAATAATGCCTGCAAATACACCGCTAGCGGCCACCAGATCGTTCTCAGGGTCGCTTACGACGAAGCTGTGGCTCCTGCACCAGTAATAAAATTTATTGTTAGCAATCAAGCTGAAATTCCTGCAAACCTTCTGCCGCGCATCTTTGAGAAGTTCTACCGGGTTCCCAAAGCAGACCGCTGGAACCAAGGCGGTACTGGCTTGGGGTTGGCTTTAGTCAAGAGGTTTGCCGAGCAACTAGAAGGAACAGTTCAGGTGGAAAGCAGCGGGGGATGGACGACTTTCACCATTCAAATCCCCGCTACTCCCGGCGAACAGCTTAAGAGTATTAGCAAAGTTGTCTTAATCTGA
- a CDS encoding DUF2243 domain-containing protein — protein sequence MQSNTEQSNRSGILIASGFLIGTGLSGFVDGILLHEILQWHHMFTGLRPAVNLPNIEINTLGDGIFHAANWIITVIGISLLWRAGGNKAVAWSSKIFVGSILIGAGLFDVVEGIIDHQILGIHHVKAGPNELAWDIGFLIFGATVAVIGWLLLQSGKKETSVQL from the coding sequence ATGCAATCTAATACTGAGCAATCTAATCGCAGCGGAATTCTGATTGCTAGTGGCTTCTTGATTGGCACAGGTCTTTCAGGTTTCGTTGATGGTATATTGCTGCACGAAATCCTCCAATGGCATCATATGTTTACGGGTCTTCGTCCTGCTGTTAATTTGCCTAATATAGAGATAAATACTTTAGGCGATGGTATATTTCATGCTGCTAATTGGATAATAACTGTAATTGGAATCTCGTTACTGTGGCGTGCAGGTGGTAATAAAGCCGTTGCTTGGTCTTCCAAAATATTCGTTGGCTCTATACTCATCGGTGCTGGATTATTTGATGTGGTTGAAGGGATTATAGACCACCAAATTTTAGGTATTCATCACGTTAAAGCAGGCCCGAACGAGTTAGCTTGGGATATCGGATTTTTGATTTTTGGTGCAACCGTTGCTGTAATTGGTTGGCTGCTTTTGCAAAGTGGAAAAAAAGAAACTTCCGTGCAATTATAG
- a CDS encoding TetR/AcrR family transcriptional regulator, with product MRLFNRPPQSEEQTRTRILRSALRLFARQGYDGTTTRDLAADAGVAEGTLFRHFPNKKAILIEVATQGWVEILTDLLTELSEMGSYKAVAQVMQRRMLHLHKNADMLRVCFMEAQFHPDLRDRIQTEVIVKMTDVAEAFFQTAMDKGIYRRTNPRVVAQVFLGMFTVAGFSQNTIMEEGSSPTEMLEMAEGLADIFLNGVLAKD from the coding sequence ATGCGACTTTTTAACCGTCCTCCTCAGTCAGAGGAACAAACGCGCACCCGGATTTTACGATCGGCATTGCGGCTGTTTGCCCGCCAAGGTTATGATGGCACGACGACACGGGATCTGGCTGCCGATGCTGGTGTTGCTGAAGGAACATTATTTCGCCACTTTCCCAACAAAAAGGCGATCTTGATAGAAGTGGCAACTCAGGGATGGGTGGAGATTTTGACGGATTTGCTGACTGAATTGAGCGAAATGGGCAGCTATAAGGCTGTGGCTCAGGTAATGCAACGCCGGATGTTGCATTTGCACAAAAATGCAGATATGCTGCGCGTTTGTTTTATGGAGGCGCAGTTTCACCCCGATTTGCGCGATCGCATCCAAACTGAAGTTATCGTCAAAATGACTGACGTGGCTGAAGCTTTTTTTCAAACAGCAATGGACAAAGGCATTTATCGCCGCACGAATCCTAGAGTTGTAGCTCAGGTGTTTTTAGGAATGTTTACTGTTGCAGGGTTTAGCCAAAATACCATTATGGAGGAGGGATCATCACCCACAGAAATGCTAGAAATGGCAGAAGGGCTGGCTGATATTTTCCTCAATGGTGTGTTAGCTAAAGACTAA
- a CDS encoding pentapeptide repeat-containing protein, whose product MTPDDLLQQGLEQYQSRQLEAALQSWQQALSLYRTRQNLQGEGAALGNLGAAYQLLGDLPQAIACFSQHLSISQQIPDTKGQANALGNLGNAYYALGDDAKAIEYYLQRLAIVRELRDRQAEGQTLGNLGAAYYYLEEYTKAIEACTQQQAIALELQDNRLRIAAVKNLRLAYTSLGNLTQAKDYQQQQILIAREMLLAGSSDDFTNIAQLVGLDPFEDLAGANLSQVNLTRCALRGADLHGADLSGTNLSFAELKNANLVYANLDGADLTFADLSRVNLSGANLEEACLINANLRDAILVGTNFSRADLRTKMPRADLSGANLSRANLTSAYLPKANLSKADLSGAGLNDADMSGVNLHCANLKNAELKRTDFSGANVENALFGAGIGLSQSMKVELKQRGGIFEEG is encoded by the coding sequence ATGACTCCAGACGATCTGCTACAACAAGGACTTGAGCAATATCAGTCGAGACAGTTGGAGGCGGCGTTGCAATCTTGGCAACAGGCTCTTAGTCTGTATCGAACAAGACAAAATTTGCAGGGTGAGGGAGCAGCTTTAGGAAATTTGGGAGCAGCATATCAACTTCTGGGAGATTTACCACAAGCGATCGCTTGCTTCTCGCAGCATTTGAGCATATCACAGCAAATTCCAGACACCAAAGGTCAAGCGAATGCGTTAGGGAACTTGGGAAATGCTTATTACGCGCTGGGTGATGATGCAAAAGCAATTGAATATTATCTACAACGTTTAGCTATTGTCAGGGAACTGCGCGATCGCCAAGCCGAAGGGCAAACGCTGGGTAATTTAGGCGCTGCTTACTATTATTTAGAGGAATATACCAAAGCAATTGAGGCTTGCACGCAGCAACAAGCGATCGCTCTCGAATTGCAGGACAATCGCCTAAGAATCGCGGCTGTTAAAAATCTGCGCCTAGCTTACACTTCACTAGGAAATTTGACACAAGCAAAAGATTACCAGCAGCAGCAGATATTAATAGCGCGAGAAATGTTATTAGCAGGGTCATCAGATGACTTTACAAACATAGCGCAGCTAGTGGGTTTAGATCCATTTGAGGATTTAGCTGGAGCTAATTTGAGTCAAGTTAATCTTACCCGCTGTGCATTGAGAGGCGCGGATTTGCACGGTGCGGATTTGAGCGGGACAAATCTCAGTTTTGCTGAATTGAAAAATGCCAACTTAGTTTATGCAAACCTAGACGGCGCTGACTTGACATTTGCCGATTTGAGCCGGGTTAATTTAAGTGGCGCAAACTTAGAAGAAGCCTGCTTGATTAATGCTAATCTGCGCGATGCAATATTGGTGGGAACTAATTTTAGTAGAGCGGATTTGCGGACTAAAATGCCTCGCGCCGATCTCAGCGGAGCTAATTTGAGCAGAGCGAATTTGACGAGTGCTTATCTACCGAAGGCGAATCTTAGTAAAGCAGATTTATCCGGTGCTGGTTTGAATGATGCAGATATGAGCGGTGTTAATCTCCATTGCGCCAATCTGAAAAATGCTGAACTTAAGCGTACAGATTTCAGCGGTGCAAATGTAGAAAATGCACTATTTGGAGCGGGGATAGGACTTTCGCAGTCGATGAAAGTTGAGTTGAAGCAGCGGGGGGGAATTTTTGAGGAGGGTTAG
- a CDS encoding pentapeptide repeat-containing protein, whose translation MQVNQSLNLRKEKSLQRLRDLIRRVVEADTENFSELAQIAGLNPVKDFAGANLSGVDLRGADLSSANLIRTILVSADLSYADLSVANLSEANLNNAKLNNANLISANLSNTSAIAISLSCANSISANMYSATLINGDLSEVNLCGADLRRANMLNVNLSGANLGGANLSHASLRRANVTNADMCGADLYGADLSFTDLRGTNLSDANLSSVKVERARFAGNSGLSKDMKHSLKRRKAIVED comes from the coding sequence ATGCAGGTCAATCAAAGTTTGAATCTTCGTAAGGAGAAATCTCTCCAAAGACTGAGAGACCTGATCCGTCGCGTTGTAGAGGCAGATACAGAGAATTTCTCTGAATTAGCCCAAATTGCTGGGTTAAACCCTGTTAAAGATTTTGCTGGTGCTAATTTAAGCGGTGTTGACCTGCGCGGTGCCGATTTAAGCAGTGCCAATTTGATAAGAACGATTTTAGTTAGTGCTGACCTGAGCTATGCTGACTTGAGCGTTGCCAATCTCAGCGAGGCCAACCTGAACAATGCAAAACTGAATAATGCCAACCTGATTAGTGCTAACTTGAGCAATACCAGCGCGATCGCTATTAGTTTGAGTTGCGCTAACTCGATCAGCGCCAATATGTACAGCGCTACCTTAATAAATGGCGATCTCAGCGAGGTCAACCTCTGCGGTGCAGACCTCCGTCGCGCTAACATGCTTAATGTGAATTTAAGCGGTGCTAACTTGGGTGGTGCTAACTTAAGTCATGCTAGCCTGCGCCGCGCTAACGTGACTAATGCAGATATGTGCGGTGCGGATCTGTACGGTGCAGACTTAAGTTTTACAGACTTGCGCGGTACTAACTTAAGCGACGCTAACCTAAGTAGCGTAAAAGTCGAAAGGGCTAGGTTCGCGGGAAATTCCGGGCTTTCTAAGGATATGAAGCACAGTCTGAAGCGACGCAAGGCGATAGTTGAAGATTAA
- the carB gene encoding carbamoyl-phosphate synthase large subunit produces MPRRNDLRKILLLGSGAIVIGQGCEFDYSGTQACKALKEEGYEVVLVNSNPATIMTDPETADRTYIEPLTPELVEKVIAKERPDALLPTMGGQTALNLAVALAKNGVLEKYGVELIGAKLPAIEKAEDRQLFKEAMEKIGVAVCPSGIASTLDEAKAVGQKIGSYPLIIRPAFTLGGTGGGIAYNQEEYEEMAQVGIEASPVSQILVEQSLLGWKEYELEVMRDLADNVVIICSIENIDPMGIHTGDSITVAPAQTLTDKEYQRLRDASIKIIREIGVETGGSNIQFAVNPVTGDFIVIEMNPRVSRSSALASKATGFPIAKFAAKLAVGYTLNEISNDITKKTPASFEPTIDYVVTKIPRFAFEKFPGSEPRLTTAMKSVGEAMAMGRTFNESFQKALRSLETGRAGWGCDKPEKLPSLEQIRAGLRTPNPERIFTVRHAMLMGMTVEEIYELTAIDPWFLDKMQELLETEKFLKRSKLGDLTKEELWDIKRQGFSDRQIAYATKTGEDEVRAYRKQLGIVPAYKLVDTCAAEFEAFTPYYYSTYEEESEVLPSNKRKVMILGGGPNRIGQGIEFDYCCCHASYALRKEGFETIMVNSNPETVSTDYDTSDRLYFEPLTKEDVLNIIEAENPEGIIVQFGGQTPLKLAVPLQKYLTESNSKTKIWGTSPDSIDTAEDRERFEKILRQLDIKQPANGMARNYQDAQIVATKIGYPVVVRPSYVLGGRAMEIVYSDFDLERYMLYAVQVEPDHPILVDKFLENAIEVDVDAIADHTGMVVIGGIMEHIEQAGIHSGDSACSLPYVSLTPPTVDKIRKWTFELAKALKVVGLMNIQFAVVGAHGYEPQVYIIEANPRASRTVPFVAKATGVPLAAYASRIMAGATLESLGFTKEVIPSHVAVKEAVLPFEKFAGTDTILGPEMRSTGEVMGIDADFGTAFAKAELGANQRLPLSGTVFVSMNERDKLPLVPVVKDFLQMGFQVVATEGTRKVLKENGLDVGLVLKLHEGRPNVLDAIKNSQIQLIITTPSGSEAQADGRLIRRTALGYKIPMITTIAGAKATAAAIRSLQSTPLEVKALQDYIAVK; encoded by the coding sequence TGACCGACCCAGAAACAGCCGACCGAACTTATATTGAGCCACTGACGCCCGAATTGGTAGAAAAGGTAATTGCCAAGGAGCGTCCTGATGCCCTGCTACCAACAATGGGGGGACAAACTGCCCTAAATTTAGCCGTCGCCTTGGCTAAAAATGGGGTGCTAGAAAAGTACGGCGTTGAGTTAATTGGGGCGAAGCTTCCGGCAATTGAAAAGGCGGAAGACAGGCAACTGTTCAAAGAAGCGATGGAAAAAATTGGCGTTGCGGTTTGCCCTTCGGGTATTGCTTCGACCCTGGATGAGGCAAAAGCCGTTGGCCAAAAAATTGGCTCTTATCCCCTGATTATTCGTCCTGCTTTTACCCTCGGCGGTACGGGAGGAGGCATTGCCTACAACCAGGAAGAATATGAAGAAATGGCTCAAGTGGGTATTGAGGCTAGCCCAGTATCGCAAATCCTGGTTGAGCAGTCGCTACTCGGCTGGAAAGAATATGAGTTAGAGGTAATGAGAGATTTGGCAGATAACGTAGTTATTATCTGCTCGATTGAAAACATCGACCCAATGGGCATTCACACGGGCGACTCCATTACAGTCGCTCCAGCACAAACGCTGACTGATAAAGAATATCAGCGTTTGCGCGATGCCTCGATTAAGATTATTCGCGAGATTGGTGTAGAAACTGGCGGTTCTAATATCCAGTTTGCGGTTAATCCTGTCACGGGTGATTTTATTGTCATTGAGATGAACCCCCGCGTTTCTCGCAGTTCTGCTTTAGCTTCCAAGGCGACTGGGTTCCCGATTGCTAAATTTGCGGCTAAATTGGCTGTAGGTTATACGCTAAATGAAATTTCTAACGACATCACAAAGAAAACGCCAGCGAGTTTTGAGCCGACAATTGACTATGTAGTAACAAAAATTCCTCGGTTTGCGTTTGAAAAGTTTCCCGGCTCTGAACCAAGACTAACTACAGCGATGAAGTCCGTCGGTGAAGCGATGGCGATGGGACGAACGTTCAATGAGTCTTTTCAGAAGGCGTTAAGGAGTTTAGAAACTGGACGTGCTGGATGGGGTTGCGACAAGCCAGAGAAATTGCCGAGTTTGGAGCAAATTCGCGCTGGTTTGAGAACGCCTAATCCAGAGCGGATATTTACAGTCCGTCACGCGATGTTGATGGGGATGACGGTTGAGGAAATCTACGAGCTTACTGCGATCGATCCTTGGTTTTTGGATAAGATGCAGGAATTGCTAGAAACAGAAAAGTTTCTCAAGCGCAGCAAGTTGGGCGATCTGACAAAGGAAGAACTTTGGGATATTAAGCGGCAAGGTTTTAGCGATCGCCAAATTGCTTATGCTACTAAAACAGGGGAAGATGAAGTCCGCGCTTACCGCAAGCAGTTGGGTATAGTGCCAGCATACAAACTTGTAGATACTTGTGCGGCTGAGTTTGAGGCGTTTACTCCTTATTACTATTCGACTTACGAGGAAGAATCAGAAGTATTGCCTTCTAATAAGCGTAAGGTGATGATTTTGGGGGGCGGGCCTAATAGGATCGGGCAGGGAATTGAGTTTGATTATTGTTGTTGTCATGCGTCTTATGCTCTGCGGAAAGAAGGGTTTGAGACTATTATGGTCAACTCGAACCCAGAGACAGTTTCGACTGACTACGACACAAGCGATCGCCTCTATTTTGAACCCCTAACTAAAGAAGATGTCCTCAACATCATCGAAGCGGAAAATCCAGAGGGGATTATCGTCCAGTTTGGCGGACAAACGCCGCTGAAGTTGGCAGTTCCATTGCAGAAATATTTAACCGAAAGCAACTCAAAAACAAAAATTTGGGGAACATCACCAGATTCGATTGACACCGCTGAAGATAGAGAGCGATTTGAGAAAATTCTCCGCCAACTGGACATCAAGCAGCCAGCGAATGGCATGGCTCGGAATTATCAAGATGCTCAGATTGTCGCTACTAAGATTGGCTACCCAGTCGTGGTGCGTCCTTCTTATGTGTTGGGCGGAAGAGCGATGGAGATAGTCTACTCGGATTTTGACTTAGAACGGTATATGCTTTATGCCGTGCAAGTGGAGCCAGATCATCCTATCTTAGTAGATAAGTTTTTGGAGAATGCGATTGAAGTAGATGTGGATGCGATCGCCGACCATACTGGCATGGTAGTAATCGGCGGCATCATGGAGCATATCGAACAAGCAGGAATTCACTCCGGCGACTCCGCTTGCTCTTTGCCTTATGTCTCCTTAACTCCACCGACTGTAGATAAAATTCGCAAGTGGACTTTCGAGCTAGCCAAAGCACTCAAAGTAGTGGGGCTAATGAATATCCAGTTTGCCGTAGTCGGGGCGCACGGCTACGAACCCCAGGTATACATCATCGAAGCCAACCCCCGCGCCTCGCGGACTGTGCCTTTCGTCGCCAAAGCAACGGGAGTTCCTCTAGCTGCGTATGCATCGCGGATTATGGCGGGTGCAACTTTGGAATCTTTGGGCTTCACTAAGGAGGTCATTCCCAGCCACGTTGCGGTAAAAGAAGCCGTCCTGCCATTTGAGAAATTCGCTGGCACAGACACGATTTTGGGGCCAGAAATGCGCTCTACTGGCGAGGTGATGGGCATTGACGCCGATTTCGGTACGGCTTTTGCTAAGGCAGAGTTGGGCGCTAATCAGCGATTGCCGTTATCGGGGACGGTGTTCGTTTCTATGAACGAACGCGATAAATTACCGCTTGTGCCCGTTGTCAAGGACTTTCTCCAGATGGGCTTTCAGGTGGTAGCGACTGAAGGCACGCGCAAAGTCCTTAAAGAGAATGGACTTGATGTAGGGTTGGTGCTGAAACTGCACGAGGGTCGTCCTAATGTCTTGGATGCGATTAAAAACAGTCAGATTCAGCTAATTATTACTACCCCTTCAGGGTCGGAAGCGCAAGCTGACGGGCGTTTAATTCGTCGCACCGCTTTGGGTTATAAGATTCCGATGATCACGACGATTGCGGGTGCGAAGGCGACAGCGGCGGCGATACGATCTTTGCAGTCAACTCCTTTAGAGGTGAAGGCGCTTCAGGATTATATCGCTGTCAAATAA